Genomic segment of Verrucomicrobium sp.:
AGCGGCGCTCGTCGGCGTGGAGCTGTTCCTCCTGCCGGGGCTGGTGGTGCCCGTCGCCACGGGGCTCCTCCTCATCCTGGCCGCCATCCTGACGGCGATGGCCGATCTGCCCCCCGCTTCCCATTCCCTCCCCACCCTGGCGCAGCTCCGCCTCCCGCTCTGGAAGCTGACCGCCGCCCTGGCGCTCTCCGTCGGCGCCATCGCGCTCCTGGCCCGTTACCTGCCGCGCGCGGGCTTCACCCGCTCGCTGGAACGGGCCACGATCGTCGGCGCGCCGGTGCTGGACCGCCCGGCCGCCCACGTCGCCGTGGGCGAGGAAGGGGAGGCCGTGACCTTGCTCCGCCCGGCGGGCACCGCGCAGTTCGGCGGCCGCCGGATCGACGTCGTCTCCGACGGCGCCTTCGTCCCCGCCGGGGCGCGCGTCCGCGTCGCCCAGGTGGAAGGGATCCGCGTCATCGTCCGGCCCGTTTAACTTTTTAACCCCCCTAGAAAACACCCCTCATGGATACCCTCACGTTCCTCCTTCTCATCGCGGCCATCGTCGCGGCGCTCGTCGTCGCCTTCGTCCTGGTCAATTTCCTGGGCATCTGGATCCGCGCCTGGATCTCCGGCGCCAGCGTCTCCTTCGGCAACCTGATCGGCATGCGGTTGCGGCGCATTTCGCCCTCCCTGGTGGTGAACCAGCGGATCACCGCCGTCCGCTCCGGCCTCGACATCAGCACCGCGCAGCTGGAGACCCACTACCTGGCCGGGGGAAACATCGAGGCGGTCGTCCGCGCCCTCATCGCCGCGACGAAGGCGGGCATCCCCCTCGACTTCAACCTGGCCTGCGCCATCGACCTGGCCACCGCCGGATCGGGCAAGAACGTCTTCGAGGCGGTCCGCACCAGCGTGAACCCGAAGGTGATCGACTGCCCCAACCCCGCCTCCGGCCTCGCCGCCATCGCGGGCGTGGCCAAGGACGGCATCGCCGTCAACGCCAAGGCGCGCGTCACCGTCCGCACGAACCTGGACCGCTTCGTCGGCGGCGCCACGGAGGAGACGATCATCGCCCGCGTGGGCGAGGGGATCGTGGCCACCATCGGCGCCTCCGAGTCCTACAAGGAGGTCCTGGAATATCCCGACCGCATCTCCAAGACGGTGCTGGCCAAGGGCCTTGATTCCGGCACCGCCTTCGAGATCCTCTCCATCGACATCGCCGACCTGAGCGTGGGCGACAACATCGGCGCGAAGCTCCAGGCGGAGCAGGCCGACGCCGACAAGCGCGTGGCCCAGGCCCGCGCCGAGGTGCGCCGCGCCGCCGCCGTGGCGCTGGAGCAGGAGAACCGGGCCAAGGTCCAGGAGATGCGCTCCAAGGTCGTGGAGGCGGAGGCCCAGGTCCCGCTGGCCATGGCGGAGGCCTTCCGCGCCGGCAACCTCGGCCTCATGGACTATTACCGGATGAAGAACCTCCAGGCCGACACGCAGATGCGCGCCAGCATCGCCGGGGAGGAAAAGCCCCAGGAGCCCGGAGCGGCGTAGGCCATGGGCGGCGCGCCATTGCGGGCTGATGTGGGGGGGCTGGGCGGCCTCCTCTTTCTGGTGGTGGCCATCGTGGTCCAGCTCCTGAACGGGCTGCGCCGGGGGAAGATCGCCACGCCGCCCCCGCCCCGTCCCGCCCCCGCGCGGCCGGTTCCTCCCGCCCCGTCCCGGGCGAGGGAGATTTG
This window contains:
- the floA gene encoding flotillin-like protein FloA (flotillin-like protein involved in membrane lipid rafts) — translated: MDTLTFLLLIAAIVAALVVAFVLVNFLGIWIRAWISGASVSFGNLIGMRLRRISPSLVVNQRITAVRSGLDISTAQLETHYLAGGNIEAVVRALIAATKAGIPLDFNLACAIDLATAGSGKNVFEAVRTSVNPKVIDCPNPASGLAAIAGVAKDGIAVNAKARVTVRTNLDRFVGGATEETIIARVGEGIVATIGASESYKEVLEYPDRISKTVLAKGLDSGTAFEILSIDIADLSVGDNIGAKLQAEQADADKRVAQARAEVRRAAAVALEQENRAKVQEMRSKVVEAEAQVPLAMAEAFRAGNLGLMDYYRMKNLQADTQMRASIAGEEKPQEPGAA